The Cryptomeria japonica unplaced genomic scaffold, Sugi_1.0 HiC_scaffold_219, whole genome shotgun sequence genome includes a window with the following:
- the LOC131868783 gene encoding subtilisin-like protease SBT4.14 yields the protein MASTVITHLLFPLAFLVILFSTAASRQLNEKLYIVYMGDVPSPDIQDYSQTAATASHLSLLHSLHGSYEAAQESFVHSYWKSFNGFAAWLSSSHAQHLSNTDGIVSVFESKKAKPLTSRSWDFVGLPLSQQTNDLEYQSDVIVGVLDTGVWPESESFDDKGLGPIPSKWKGVCQTTPDFKSCNKKIIGASFYNKGSGSEPEAGEFISPRDSDGHGTHTASTAAGSIVKNASLFGFAQGDARGGVPGARIAIYKVCFSDCSDVDILAAFDDAIHDGVDIISVSIGYSNGGFLPPLNYFEDSIAIGAFHAMKRGILTSNAACNDGSVGTVCNYSPWSLTVAASSIDRQFKSQLNLGNQTSFEGRAINTFTMEQPWYPLVYGGDATNVSGGFSSQDSSGCKLYSLDRSLVEGKIVLCYLADPYDLPDGGVYVSGGAGAIIMYDPMNDTASSFIVPATLIFNKEGEVIRSYINSTSSPTASIEKGVVRNDLPAPIVASFSSKGPNQITPNLLKPDITAPGVDILAAWSKAAPMTTSPLDKRVVDFNIVSGTSMACPHATGAAAYVKSFHPDWSPAAIKSALMTTASTFDATLEGNRAGELGYGSGQINPLKAINPGLVYEADAKSYINMLCSQGYNETSLRLLTGESVTCSSKLSENGVWELNYPSMMIVRDVSEPIFVQFPRTVTNVGPPKSTYQAKLDAPLGMNVTVEPDTLSFTSSNQKMSYNVKIESRVVPDDYALLSGALTWSSGNYSVRSPIVVYYVKQ from the exons ATGGCAAGTACAGTCATAACCCATCTTCTGTTTCCCTTGGCTTTTCTCGTTATCCTTTTCTCCACAGCTGCTTCTCGTCAATTGAATGAAAAG CTTTATATAGTGTACATGGGTGATGTTCCATCCCCAGATATACAAGATTACTCCCAAACAGCAGCAACTGCATCTCACCTCTCATTGCTTCACTCTCTACATGGAAG CTATGAGGCAGCACAGGAATCTTTTGTTCATAGCTATTGGAAAAGCTTTAACGGATTTGCAGCTTGGCTTTCCTCATCTCATGCCCAACACCTCTCAA ACACAGATGGCATAGTTTCGGTCTTTGAAAGCAAAAAGGCCAAACCCTTAACAAGTAGATCATGGGATTTTGTGGGACTCCCTCTGTCTCAGCAAACCAATGATTTGGAGTATCAAAGTGACGTAATTGTTGGCGTTCTAGATACAG GGGTATGGCCAGAATCGGAAAGTTTCGATGACAAGGGATTGGGTCCCATTCCCTCAAAATGGAAGGGAGTGTGCCAGACAACACCCGACTTCAAATCCTGCAATAA GAAAATAATAGGTGCAAGCTTTTATAATAAAGGCTCTGGATCTGAACCAGAGGCTGGTGAGTTCATCTCTCCAAGAGATTCAGATGGCCATGGAACACACACTGCCTCCACAGCGGCTGGAAGCATTGTCAAAAATGCCAGCCTTTTTGGATTTGCCCAAGGAGACGCGCGTGGAGGAGTACCTGGCGCAAGGATTGCTATATACAAGGTTTGCTTTTCAGATTGCAGTGACGTAGATATTCTTGCCGCATTTGATGATGCAATCCATGATGGTGTGGATATTATTTCTGTTTCGATTGGTTATTCAAATGGAGGATTCCTTCCCCCACTTAACTACTTTGAAGATAGCATTGCAATTGGAGCATTCCATGCAATGAAGAGAGGAATCTTAACATCAAATGCTGCTTGTAACGATGGATCTGTGGGAACTGTTTGCAATTATTCCCCTTGGTCCTTGACAGTGGCTGCAAGCAGCATTGATCGCCAATTCAAATCACAACTTAATTTGGGAAATCAAACGTCCTTCGAG GGGCGTGCTATAAATACATTCACAATGGAGCAGCCTTGGTATCCTTTAGTATATGGAGGAGACGCTACTAATGTTTCTGGCGGATTTTCATCACAGGACTCAAG TGGTTGCAAGTTATATTCCCTGGATCGCAGCTTAGTTGAAGGAAAAATAGTACTTTGCTACTTAGCAGACCCATATGATCTGCCCGATGGTGGAGTGTATGTCTCTGGAGGGGCAGGTGCCATAATAATGTACGATCCAATGAATGATACAGCTTCCTCGTTCATCGTCCCAGCTACACTTATATTTAACAAAGAGGGAGAGGTTATCAGATCTTACATCAACTCCACAAG CTCTCCAACGGCAAGCATAGAAAAAGGTGTGGTTCGGAATGATTTACCTGCACCTATAGTGGCTTCATTCTCATCAAAAGGTCCCAACCAAATCACACCAAATCTTTTGAAG CCTGACATCACCGCACCCGGTGTAGATATTCTAGCAGCTTGGTCAAAAGCTGCACCAATGACCACAAGTCCTTTGGACAAAAGAGTTGTGGATTTTAACATAGTTTCTGGAACATCCATGGCATGCCCTCATGCCACAGGAGCAGCGGCCTATGTCAAGTCATTTCATCCTGACTGGTCTCCTGCTGCTATCAAATCTGCTCTCATGACCACAG CATCTACATTCGATGCAACATTAGAGGGCAATCGTGCTGGGGAATTAGGATATGGTTCAGGGCAGATTAACCCCCTCAAGGCCATCAATCCGGGGCTTGTGTATGAAGCTGACGCAAAATCCTATATCAATATGCTATGTAGCCAAGGATACAATGAAACATCTTTACGTTTGTTGACAGGAGAATCTGTCACTTGTTCTTCAAAATTATCCGAAAATGGAGTATGGGAACTTAACTATCCTTCCATGATGATTGTTAGGGATGTAAGTGAGCCCATTTTTGTTCAATTTCCAAGAACAGTTACAAATGTAGGACCTCCAAAATCTACTTACCAAGCCAAATTAGATGCGCCCCTTGGAATGAACGTGACAGTGGAACCAGATACACTCTCTTTCACGTCCTCCAATCAGAAGATGTCATACAATGTGAAAATTGAAAGTCGGGTTGTACCAGATGATTATGCTTTACTATCAGGTGCACTGACTTGGAGCTCTGGCAATTACAGTGTGCGCAGCCCCATTGTTGTATATTATGTGAAACAGTAA